The following coding sequences are from one Salvia hispanica cultivar TCC Black 2014 chromosome 3, UniMelb_Shisp_WGS_1.0, whole genome shotgun sequence window:
- the LOC125213615 gene encoding DExH-box ATP-dependent RNA helicase DExH1 isoform X1, protein MYHPNAQGGRRGGRGRGGGGAGRGGGRGGRGEQRWWDPVWRAERLRQMSAEKVTMDPNEWCKKIEQMKTGNEQEMVIRQKFGKDDQQILADMAQQLGLYFHAYNKGKVLVVSKVPLPNYRADLDEKHGSTKNEISMSTETQARVGFLLRSSYVAKVVQNMSSSSSGPATYQSKPAEMEREAPVQYNDTDFERLSIELKQKQEKMREGNSVKAMLAFREKLPAFKVKSEFLKAVTNNQVLVVSGETGCGKTTQLPQFILEEEISSLRGGSCNIICTQPRRISAISVAARISAERGEKLGETVGYQIRLESKRSAQTKLLFCTTGVLLRQLIQDPDLTGITHLLVDEIHERGMNEDFLLIILRDILPRRPNLRVILMSATINAELFSKYFGNAPTIHIPGLTFPVEEFYLEDVLEKTRYTVQPESGNLPRNSRRGRQQQESKNDPLTELFEDADIDVLYKSYSASTRQSLDSWSGSQLDLGLVEATIEHICRHEGAGAILVFLTGWDDISKLLDKLRANIFVGDPNKFLVIPLHGSMPTVNQREIFDRPPPNVRKIVLATNIAESSITIDDVVYVIDCGKAKETSYDALNKLACLLPSWISKASAHQRRGRAGRVQPGVCYRLYPKLIHDAMLQYQLPEMLRTPLQELCLHIKSLQLGVVSTFLSKAIQPPDPLSVENAIELLKTIGALDDREELTPLGHHLSTLPLDPNIGKMLLMGSIFQCLDPALTIAAALAYRSPFVLPLSRKDEAEAAKRSFAGDSRSDHIALLKAYHGWKDAKRYRNEKSFCWDNFLSPVTMQMIEDMRFQFLDLLAGIGFVNKSQVNAYNQYSYDLEMICAILCAGLYPNIVQCKRRGKRTAFYTKEVGKVDIHPGSVNAGIFMFPLPYLVYSEKVKTSSIYIRDSTNISDYALLMFGGNLLPSQSGDGIEMLGGYLHFSASKTVLDLIRRLRGELDGLLTRKIKEPTLDISVEGRGVVTALMELLHSQNVRIR, encoded by the exons ATGTACCACCCTAACGCACAAGGCGGTCGTCGCGGCGGTCGCGGCCGTGGAGGCGGCGGAGCTGGCAGAGGTGGAGGCCGTGGAGGCCGAGGCGAGCAGCGATGGTGGGATCCTGTCTGGAGAGCTGAGCGTCTGCGCCAGATGTCCGCTGAG AAAGTGACAATGGATCCGAATGAATGgtgtaaaaaaatagaacagaTGAAGACTGGAAATGAGCAGGAGATGGTAATAAGGCAAAAGTTTGGTAAAGATGATCAGCAAATCCTGGCTGATATGGCTCAACAATTGGGTCTATACTT TCATGCTTATAATAAAGGAAAGGTCCTTGTTGTGAGCAAAGTCCCGTTGCCTAATTATCGTGCAGATCTTGATGAAAAGCACGGTTCCACTAAGAATGAg ATATCAATGTCCACCGAGACCCAAGCAAGAGTTGGATTTCTGCTAAGAAGCTCCTATGTGGCAAAAGTAGTACAAAACAtgtcttcatcatcttctggGCCTGCGACATATCAATCCAAACCTGCTGAAATGGAGAGAGAGGCACCAGTACAATACAATGATACTGACTTCGAGAGACTTAGTAttgaattaaaacaaaagCAGGAAAAAATGAGG GAAGGTAATAGTGTAAAGGCAATGCTAGCATTTAGAGAAAAGCTTCCAGCATTCAAAGTTAAATCAGAATTCTTGAAAGCTGTTACAAATAATCAG GTACTGGTTGTCTCAGGAGAGACTGGTTGTGGTAAAACAACCCAGCTTCCTCAATTTATTCTCGAAGAGGAGATATCATCTCTACGAGGTGGTAGCTGTAATATAATATGCACTCAACCTCGTAGAATCTCAGCGATATCAGTCGCAGCTCGAATATCCGCTGAAAGAGGTGAGAAGCTTGGTGAAACTGTAGGCTATCAGATTCGCCTTGAATCAAAACGCTCAGCTCAAACAAAATTGCTTTTTTGCACGACTGGGGTGTTACTTCGACAGCTG ATTCAGGACCCAGATTTAACGGGAATTACCCATTTGCTGGTTGATGAAATTCATGAAAGAGGAATGAATGAGGACTTCCTTTTAATAATATTGCGAGATATCCTTCCTCGCCGTCCCAACCTTCGTGTTATCCTTATGAGTGCCACTATTAATGCAGAGCTATTCTCCAAATACTTTGGAAATGCTCCCACTATTCATATTCCA GGATTAACGTTTCCTGTTGAGGAATTTTATTTAGAAGATGTGTTGGAGAAGACTCGTTATACTGTCCAGCCAGAGTCTGGCAACTTACcaagaaattcaagaagaGGCCGTCAGCAACAGGAGTCTAAAAACGATCCTTTGACAGAATTATTTGAG GATGCAGATATTGATGTGCTCTACAAATCATACAGTGCAAGCACCAGGCAATCTCTCGATTCTTGGTCTGGTTCTCAGCTGGATTTGGGCCTT GTGGAAGCAACTATTGAGCATATCTGTCGCCATGAAGGTGCTGGAGCAATTCTGGTCTTCCTTACTGGTTGGGATGATATTTCCAAGCTCCTTGATAAACTCAGAGCTAACATTTTTGTTGGAGACCCAAACAAGTTCTTAGTTATTCCTCTTCATGGTTCAATGCCTACAGTCAATCAGCGTGAAATTTTTGATCGCCCACCCCCTAATGTTAG AAAGATTGTGCTGGCAACCAATATTGCTGAGAGTAGTATTACCATAGATGATGTTGTGTATGTTATAGACTGCGGGAAGGCAAAGGAGACTAGTTATGATGCTCTTAATAAGCTGGCTTGTCTTTTACCTTCATGGATTTCCAAGGCTTCAGCACACCAG AGACGTGGTCGAGCTGGTCGTGTGCAGCCAGGAGTTTGCTACAGGTTATATCCTAAACTTATTCATGATGCTATGCTCCAGTATCAACTGCCAGAAATGCTTCGAACACCTTTGCAAGAGCTTTGTCTGCATATCAAGAGTTTGCAGCTCGGAGTAGTTAGTACATTTTTGTCCAAAGCAATTCAGCCACCTGATCCTCTATCAGTTGAAAATGCAATCGAGCTTCTTAAAACAATTGGTGCTCTAGATGATAGGGAAGAGCTCACTCCCCTTG GACATCATCTTAGCACATTGCCTTTGGACCCAAATATTGGAAAGATGCTTCTGATGGGTTCCATTTTCCAGTGTCTTGACCCCGCACTAACAATAGCCGCTGCTCTTGCTTACCGTAGCCCATTTGTCCTTCCATTAAGTAGGAAAGATGAGGCAGAAGCTGCAAAAAGATCATTTGCTGGTGATTCTCGCAG TGACCACATTGCACTTCTCAAAGCATATCATGGGTGGAAAGATGCGAAACGatatagaaatgaaaaatcttTTTGTTGGGACAATTTTCTCTCACCAGTAACTATGCAAATGATTGAAGATATGAGATTTCAGTTTCTGGACTTACTGGCCGGGATTGGTTTTGTGAACAAATCACAAGTCAAT GCATACAATCAGTACAGTTATGATTTAGAGATGATATGTGCAATACTCTGTGCTGGACTCTACCCAAATATTGTGCAGTGCAAACGGAGAGGAAAGCGAACAGCTTTCTACACTAAAGAAGTTGGGAAAGTTGACATTCATCCGGGATCTGTCAATGCTGGCATTTTCATGTTCCCTCTTCCTTATTTGGTTTACagtgaaaaagtaaaaaccaGTAGCATATACATAAGAGATTCCACCAACATTTCGGATTATGCTCTGCTGATGTTTGGTGGCAATCTTCTGCCTAGCCAGAGTGGAGATGGCATTGAAATGCTTGGTGGATACCTTCACTTTTCAGCCTCGAAGACAGTATTGGACTTGATACGG AGGTTGCGTGGGGAGCTTGACGGGCTATTAACAAGAAAGATCAAGGAGCCGACACTAGATATCTCGGTGGAGGGAAGAGGTGTAGTCACAGCACTTATGGAATTGTTGCACAGCCAAAATGTGCGGATTAGGTGA
- the LOC125213615 gene encoding DExH-box ATP-dependent RNA helicase DExH1 isoform X2, with amino-acid sequence MSTETQARVGFLLRSSYVAKVVQNMSSSSSGPATYQSKPAEMEREAPVQYNDTDFERLSIELKQKQEKMREGNSVKAMLAFREKLPAFKVKSEFLKAVTNNQVLVVSGETGCGKTTQLPQFILEEEISSLRGGSCNIICTQPRRISAISVAARISAERGEKLGETVGYQIRLESKRSAQTKLLFCTTGVLLRQLIQDPDLTGITHLLVDEIHERGMNEDFLLIILRDILPRRPNLRVILMSATINAELFSKYFGNAPTIHIPGLTFPVEEFYLEDVLEKTRYTVQPESGNLPRNSRRGRQQQESKNDPLTELFEDADIDVLYKSYSASTRQSLDSWSGSQLDLGLVEATIEHICRHEGAGAILVFLTGWDDISKLLDKLRANIFVGDPNKFLVIPLHGSMPTVNQREIFDRPPPNVRKIVLATNIAESSITIDDVVYVIDCGKAKETSYDALNKLACLLPSWISKASAHQRRGRAGRVQPGVCYRLYPKLIHDAMLQYQLPEMLRTPLQELCLHIKSLQLGVVSTFLSKAIQPPDPLSVENAIELLKTIGALDDREELTPLGHHLSTLPLDPNIGKMLLMGSIFQCLDPALTIAAALAYRSPFVLPLSRKDEAEAAKRSFAGDSRSDHIALLKAYHGWKDAKRYRNEKSFCWDNFLSPVTMQMIEDMRFQFLDLLAGIGFVNKSQVNAYNQYSYDLEMICAILCAGLYPNIVQCKRRGKRTAFYTKEVGKVDIHPGSVNAGIFMFPLPYLVYSEKVKTSSIYIRDSTNISDYALLMFGGNLLPSQSGDGIEMLGGYLHFSASKTVLDLIRRLRGELDGLLTRKIKEPTLDISVEGRGVVTALMELLHSQNVRIR; translated from the exons ATGTCCACCGAGACCCAAGCAAGAGTTGGATTTCTGCTAAGAAGCTCCTATGTGGCAAAAGTAGTACAAAACAtgtcttcatcatcttctggGCCTGCGACATATCAATCCAAACCTGCTGAAATGGAGAGAGAGGCACCAGTACAATACAATGATACTGACTTCGAGAGACTTAGTAttgaattaaaacaaaagCAGGAAAAAATGAGG GAAGGTAATAGTGTAAAGGCAATGCTAGCATTTAGAGAAAAGCTTCCAGCATTCAAAGTTAAATCAGAATTCTTGAAAGCTGTTACAAATAATCAG GTACTGGTTGTCTCAGGAGAGACTGGTTGTGGTAAAACAACCCAGCTTCCTCAATTTATTCTCGAAGAGGAGATATCATCTCTACGAGGTGGTAGCTGTAATATAATATGCACTCAACCTCGTAGAATCTCAGCGATATCAGTCGCAGCTCGAATATCCGCTGAAAGAGGTGAGAAGCTTGGTGAAACTGTAGGCTATCAGATTCGCCTTGAATCAAAACGCTCAGCTCAAACAAAATTGCTTTTTTGCACGACTGGGGTGTTACTTCGACAGCTG ATTCAGGACCCAGATTTAACGGGAATTACCCATTTGCTGGTTGATGAAATTCATGAAAGAGGAATGAATGAGGACTTCCTTTTAATAATATTGCGAGATATCCTTCCTCGCCGTCCCAACCTTCGTGTTATCCTTATGAGTGCCACTATTAATGCAGAGCTATTCTCCAAATACTTTGGAAATGCTCCCACTATTCATATTCCA GGATTAACGTTTCCTGTTGAGGAATTTTATTTAGAAGATGTGTTGGAGAAGACTCGTTATACTGTCCAGCCAGAGTCTGGCAACTTACcaagaaattcaagaagaGGCCGTCAGCAACAGGAGTCTAAAAACGATCCTTTGACAGAATTATTTGAG GATGCAGATATTGATGTGCTCTACAAATCATACAGTGCAAGCACCAGGCAATCTCTCGATTCTTGGTCTGGTTCTCAGCTGGATTTGGGCCTT GTGGAAGCAACTATTGAGCATATCTGTCGCCATGAAGGTGCTGGAGCAATTCTGGTCTTCCTTACTGGTTGGGATGATATTTCCAAGCTCCTTGATAAACTCAGAGCTAACATTTTTGTTGGAGACCCAAACAAGTTCTTAGTTATTCCTCTTCATGGTTCAATGCCTACAGTCAATCAGCGTGAAATTTTTGATCGCCCACCCCCTAATGTTAG AAAGATTGTGCTGGCAACCAATATTGCTGAGAGTAGTATTACCATAGATGATGTTGTGTATGTTATAGACTGCGGGAAGGCAAAGGAGACTAGTTATGATGCTCTTAATAAGCTGGCTTGTCTTTTACCTTCATGGATTTCCAAGGCTTCAGCACACCAG AGACGTGGTCGAGCTGGTCGTGTGCAGCCAGGAGTTTGCTACAGGTTATATCCTAAACTTATTCATGATGCTATGCTCCAGTATCAACTGCCAGAAATGCTTCGAACACCTTTGCAAGAGCTTTGTCTGCATATCAAGAGTTTGCAGCTCGGAGTAGTTAGTACATTTTTGTCCAAAGCAATTCAGCCACCTGATCCTCTATCAGTTGAAAATGCAATCGAGCTTCTTAAAACAATTGGTGCTCTAGATGATAGGGAAGAGCTCACTCCCCTTG GACATCATCTTAGCACATTGCCTTTGGACCCAAATATTGGAAAGATGCTTCTGATGGGTTCCATTTTCCAGTGTCTTGACCCCGCACTAACAATAGCCGCTGCTCTTGCTTACCGTAGCCCATTTGTCCTTCCATTAAGTAGGAAAGATGAGGCAGAAGCTGCAAAAAGATCATTTGCTGGTGATTCTCGCAG TGACCACATTGCACTTCTCAAAGCATATCATGGGTGGAAAGATGCGAAACGatatagaaatgaaaaatcttTTTGTTGGGACAATTTTCTCTCACCAGTAACTATGCAAATGATTGAAGATATGAGATTTCAGTTTCTGGACTTACTGGCCGGGATTGGTTTTGTGAACAAATCACAAGTCAAT GCATACAATCAGTACAGTTATGATTTAGAGATGATATGTGCAATACTCTGTGCTGGACTCTACCCAAATATTGTGCAGTGCAAACGGAGAGGAAAGCGAACAGCTTTCTACACTAAAGAAGTTGGGAAAGTTGACATTCATCCGGGATCTGTCAATGCTGGCATTTTCATGTTCCCTCTTCCTTATTTGGTTTACagtgaaaaagtaaaaaccaGTAGCATATACATAAGAGATTCCACCAACATTTCGGATTATGCTCTGCTGATGTTTGGTGGCAATCTTCTGCCTAGCCAGAGTGGAGATGGCATTGAAATGCTTGGTGGATACCTTCACTTTTCAGCCTCGAAGACAGTATTGGACTTGATACGG AGGTTGCGTGGGGAGCTTGACGGGCTATTAACAAGAAAGATCAAGGAGCCGACACTAGATATCTCGGTGGAGGGAAGAGGTGTAGTCACAGCACTTATGGAATTGTTGCACAGCCAAAATGTGCGGATTAGGTGA
- the LOC125210873 gene encoding E3 ubiquitin-protein ligase PUB23 — protein MADTEIEIEIPSYFLCPITLAIMRDPVTVSTGITYDRHSIEKWLFTQQKTTCPATKQHLPSLDLTPNITLRRLIQSWCTLHALQRLPTPKPPLTRPHLLRLLSSAAHSHSLQSLKSAAAESHTNRRIMAAAGAPEFLASLITTPAAEDALSLLCALQLPESSLKPLSTPNFIQSLTLILQIGSYESRSYAINLLRSITEIADPSTLTSLNPQFFTEIAQFLKSDDITRKERKSALKTLASVCIWGRNRVKAVEAGVVSAAIDLLLETSEKRMCEMLMGVVEVLCQCAEGRAELVGHAAGLAVVSKKILRVSGAASEKGVRILQAVSRHSATKAVVAEMMQSGVVGKLCLVVQVDCGVKIKERAMEILKAHARAWRNSPCLPYHFISSYPS, from the coding sequence ATGGCGGATACCGAAATCGAGATCGAGATCCCATCCTACTTCCTCTGCCCAATCACCCTCGCCATCATGAGAGACCCCGTCACCGTCTCCACCGGCATCACCTACGACCGCCACAGCATCGAGAAATGGCTCTTCACGCAGCAAAAGACCACCTGCCCCGCCACCAAGCAGCACCTCCCCTCCCTCGACCTCACCCCCAACATCACCCTCCGCCGCCTCATCCAGTCCTGGTGCACCCTCCACGCCCTCCAGCGCCTCCCCACCCCCAAGCCCCCCCTCACCCGCCCCCACCTCCTCCGCCTCCTCTCCTCCGCCGCCCACTCCCACTCCCTCCAATCCCTCaaatccgccgccgccgagaGCCACACCAACCGCCGCATCATGGCCGCCGCCGGCGCCCCCGAATTCCTCGCCTCCTTAATCACCACCCCCGCTGCAGAGGATGCTCTCAGCCTCCTCTGCGCCCTCCAGCTCCCCGAATCCAGCCTCAAACCCCTCTCCACCCCCAATTTCATCCAATCCCTAACCCTAATTTTACAAATCGGCAGCTACGAATCGCGATCCTACGCGATCAATCTCCTCAGATCCATCACCGAAATCGCCGATCCGTCAACCCTCACATCCCTAAACCCCCAATTCTTCACCGAAATCGCTCAATTTCTGAAATCGGATGACATCACGAGAAAGGAGAGGAAATCGGCTTTAAAAACCCTAGCCTCCGTCTGCATTTGGGGGCGGAATCGAGTGAAGGCAGTCGAGGCCGGAGTTGTATCAGCGGCGATCGATTTACTGCTGGAGACGAGCGAGAAGAGGATGTGTGAGATGTTGATGGGGGTGGTGGAGGTGCTGTGCCAGTGCGCGGAGGGGAGGGCGGAGCTGGTGGGGCACGCGGCGGGGCTGGCGGTGGTGTCGAAGAAGATACTGAGGGTGTCGGGGGCGGCGAGCGAGAAAGGGGTGAGGATACTGCAGGCGGTGTCGAGGCACTCGGCGACGAAGGCGGTGGTGGCGGAGATGATGCAGAGCGGGGTGGTGGGGAAGCTGTGCTTGGTGGTGCAGGTGGATTGTGGGGTGAAGATAAAGGAGAGAGCGATGGAGATTTTGAAGGCGCATGCCAGAGCCTGGAGGAATTCACCTTGCTTGCCTTACCATTTTATCTCTTCTTATCCCTCATGA
- the LOC125214905 gene encoding probable ethanolamine kinase, giving the protein MATAEKIWNATEVAGTHSSDIPSSSRTIDHSLSLPELKPRIVELFRDLFKQWSNLDESDFSLETVSGGITNLLLKVSVRQRDGNSVSTTVRLYGPNTEYVIDRQRELQAIPYLSAAGFGAKLLGVFGNGMVQSFIDARTLTPSDMRKPELVVEIAKQLRRFHEVEIPGSKEPQLWNDISKFFSRALTLKFDDSVKQKKYEMVSFEEINQEINGLKAMTDRFNAPVVYCHNDLLSGNLMLNDNDGKLYFIDFEYGSYNYRGFDIGNHFNEYAGYDCDYSLYPSQDEQFFFFRNYLSPDRPHEVSMEAISALYAETNVYMLASHLYWALWALIQAKMSLIDFDYLSYFFLRYNEYKKQKEKCFSLAHSYFQSR; this is encoded by the exons atggCGACGGCGGAGAAGATTTGGAACGCCACGGAAGTGGCGGGGACGCATAGCTCCGACATTCCGTCGTCCTCTCGCACCATCGACCACTCCCTCTCTCTACCGGAACTGAAGCCTCGCATCGT GGAGCTTTTCAGAGATTTATTCAAACAATGGTCGAATTTGGATGAGTCGGATTTCTCCCTTGAGACAGTATCTGGTGGCATTACAAATCTGT TGCTCAAGGTGTCTGTCAGACAAAGAGATGGAAATTCTGTTAGTACGACAGTCAGATTATATGGTCCAAATACTGAATATGTTATTGATCGCCAAAGGGAACTGCAG GCTATCCCATACCTCTCGGCTGCTGGATTTGGTGCCAAGTTACTAGGTGTTTTTGGGAATGGAATGGTGCAATCGTTTATTGATGCTCGTACACTTACTCCATCAG ATATGCGAAAACCAGAGCTTGTAGTAGAAATCGCTAAACAGCTGAGAAGATTCCATGAGGTGGAAATTCCTGGTTCTAAAGAACCCCAACTGTGGAATGACATCTCCAAGTTCTTCTCAAGAG CATTGACCCTCAAGTTTGATGACAGCGTGAAGCAAAAGAAGTATGAGATGGTTTCGTTTGAAGAAATTAATCAAGAAATCAATGGCCTCAAG GCAATGACAGATCGTTTTAATGCTCCCGTCGTATATTGTCACAATGATCTGCTTTCTGGGAATTTGATGCTTAATGACAATGACG GTAAACTCTACTTCATCGACTTTGAGTATGGATCATACAATTACAGAGGCTTTGACATTGGAAATCACTTCAATGAATATGCTGGCTACGACTGTGATTACAGTTT ATACCCAAGCCAAGACGAacaattcttcttcttcaggaACTATCTAAGCCCTGATAGACCACATGAG GTTTCCATGGAGGCGATTTCTGCTCTTTACGCTGAAACAAATGTTTACATGCTAGCTTCACACCTATACTGGGCACTGTGGGCTTTAATCCAG GCAAAAATGTCTCTGATCGATTTCGACTATCTGAGTTACTTCTTCCTACGCTACAACGAATACAAGAAGCAGAAGGAGAAGTGTTTTTCGCTGGCACACTCATATTTTCAAAGTCGCTAA
- the LOC125209748 gene encoding uncharacterized protein LOC125209748 — translation FSRAAIPYSFNLLNHNPQKEQQESQVNFSGPQFVTKLSQNTPTLKQTHENFRHKQNPYAQSVQQAFYYLEKAVDQLHPDALYLLGAVYLTGDCVSQDIPSAIWCFHRASEKGHAASAIAYGSLLLAGVRIPESVTKFNVKKASSNRKLRNDSGADEYDPVEMARDQFEIAANAGCDLGLKWLKLLDEEEKKKTGMSS, via the exons TTTTCTAGAGCAGCTATACCCTATAGCTTCAATTTGTTGAACCATAATCCACAGAAAG AGCAACAAGAGTCCCAAGTCAACTTTTCAGGACCGCAATTCGTGACAAAACTGAGTCAAAATACCCCCACCCTAAAACAAACACATGAAAATTTCAGACACAAACAG AACCCTTATGCACAATCGGTACAGCAagctttttattatttggagaaGGCAGTTGACCAG TTGCATCCCGATGCCCTCTATCTCTTAGGAGCTGTATACTTGACCGGCGATTGTGTGAGCCAGGACATTCCCTCCGCCATTTGGTGTTTCCATAGAGCATCTGAAAAG GGTCATGCTGCTTCTGCCATAGCCTATGGATCTCTTCTCCTTGCAG GTGTTCGCATTCCTGAATCAGTAACCAAATTCAATGTGAAGAAAGCATCCTCAAACAGAAAACTGAGGAACGATTCTGGAGCTGATGAGTATGATCCAGTTGAGATGGCAAGAGATCAATTTGAAATTGCTGCTAATGCAGGATGCGATCTTGGATTGAAATGGCTGAAACTTCTTGAcgaggaagagaaaaagaaaaccgGGATGAGCTCTTGA
- the LOC125214904 gene encoding BTB/POZ domain-containing protein At3g05675-like isoform X1 produces MELSDKESRTPCRIGDRSTSDVVVRIRTQEGRDDWIYCHSHILVDKCKYFADRLSDSWPTCQILDSRNCVEVYCEESDFDHYIVILRLFYITSDVTVADIGSVKNALGILRVAIHLVCPQIVSTCVGYLEAVPWDESEEEEILKVIPGMGSQAEVVLARLQPVNPLAVVKIFISAIQFATSSPPSSMNDLKVSSQEQLEYLLTEDDDAPLLTADDEIKMEAKLCVNKLLMRFVNLVDSLVGDLQESMAEAGKIELFQAYLNDLSWASQIVTKLEISSDFVLTWVETSVKIVKVAEEACRESSLHVQVKVLEIAVKVLEAIGYGTLILPTVKRLQMVKVWLPFVRLVKPSVDSLASDDDNDMLLKSNDELWQSLESAFVSMILALPSSDQAEILTEWFENKQIRYPDLTEAFEVWCYRSKVAKRRLALHDGNDLTPNRV; encoded by the exons ATGGAATTATCT GATAAGGAATCTAGGACGCCGTGCAGGATTGGTGACAGATCAACGAGCGACGTTGTTGTAAGGATTAGAACACAGGAAGGGCGTGATGATTGGATATACTGTCATTCGCATATTCTTGTAGATAAATGCAAGTATTTTGCTGACCGATTATCTGACAGTTGGCCGACATGCCAGATTCTTGACTCGCGTAATTGTGTTGAGGTTTATTGTGAAGAATCCGATTTTGACCATTATATTGTCATTCTTAGACTTTTCTATATCACCTCAGATGTGACTGTGGCAGATATAGGCAGTGTTAAGAATGCTCTTGGCATTTTGAGAGTTGCGATTCATCTGGTATGCCCCCAAATTGTTTCCACGTGTGTAGGCTATTTGGAAGCAGTCCCTTGGGATGAAtctgaggaagaagagattTTGAAAGTTATTCCTGGAATGGGATCCCAAGCAGAAGTGGTACTTGCTCGTTTGCAGCCAGTCAATCCTTTGGCTGTTGTTAAGATTTTCATATCAGCCATCCAATTTGCCACATCTTCTCCACCGTCTTCAATGAATGATCTGAAGGTGTCATCTCAGGAGCAGCTTGAGTACCTGCTGACCGAGGATGATGACGCTCCTCTGTTAACTGCTGACGATGAAATCAAAATGGAAGCGAAGTTATGCGTCAACAAATTACTAATGAGATTCGTTAACCTTGTGGATTCTTTGGTTGGTGATCTCCAAGAATCAATGGCTGAAGCAGGGAAGATTGAGTTGTTCCAGGCCTATTTAAATGATTTATCATGGGCTTCTCAAATAGTAACAAAGTTGGAAATCTCTAGTGATTTTGTTCTCACCTGGGTGGAGACATCTGTAAAGATAGTGAAAGTTGCTGAGGAAGCGTGTCGAGAAAGTTCACTACATGTACAGGTGAAAGTTCTTGAGATCGCTGTCAAAGTGTTGGAAGCTATAGGGTACGGAACTCTCATTTTGCCAACTGTGAAGCGCCTTCAAATGGTCAAAGTCTGGCTTCCATTCGTTAGACTCGTGAAGCCCTCAGTTGACTCCCTCGCTTCTGATGACGACAATGACATGCTTTTGAAATCCAACGACGAGCTTTGGCAATCATTGGAATCAGCGTTTGTGTCAATGATCCTCGCATTGCCATCATCAGACCAAGCAGAAATCTTGACAGAGTGGTTTGAAAATAAACAGATCCGCTACCCGGACTTGACTGAAGCATTTGAAGTGTGGTGCTACAGATCGAAAGTTGCCAAGCGAAGGCTGGCATTGCACGATGGAAACGACCTAACTCCTAACAGAGTATGA
- the LOC125214904 gene encoding BTB/POZ domain-containing protein At3g05675-like isoform X2 — MGSQAEVVLARLQPVNPLAVVKIFISAIQFATSSPPSSMNDLKVSSQEQLEYLLTEDDDAPLLTADDEIKMEAKLCVNKLLMRFVNLVDSLVGDLQESMAEAGKIELFQAYLNDLSWASQIVTKLEISSDFVLTWVETSVKIVKVAEEACRESSLHVQVKVLEIAVKVLEAIGYGTLILPTVKRLQMVKVWLPFVRLVKPSVDSLASDDDNDMLLKSNDELWQSLESAFVSMILALPSSDQAEILTEWFENKQIRYPDLTEAFEVWCYRSKVAKRRLALHDGNDLTPNRV, encoded by the coding sequence ATGGGATCCCAAGCAGAAGTGGTACTTGCTCGTTTGCAGCCAGTCAATCCTTTGGCTGTTGTTAAGATTTTCATATCAGCCATCCAATTTGCCACATCTTCTCCACCGTCTTCAATGAATGATCTGAAGGTGTCATCTCAGGAGCAGCTTGAGTACCTGCTGACCGAGGATGATGACGCTCCTCTGTTAACTGCTGACGATGAAATCAAAATGGAAGCGAAGTTATGCGTCAACAAATTACTAATGAGATTCGTTAACCTTGTGGATTCTTTGGTTGGTGATCTCCAAGAATCAATGGCTGAAGCAGGGAAGATTGAGTTGTTCCAGGCCTATTTAAATGATTTATCATGGGCTTCTCAAATAGTAACAAAGTTGGAAATCTCTAGTGATTTTGTTCTCACCTGGGTGGAGACATCTGTAAAGATAGTGAAAGTTGCTGAGGAAGCGTGTCGAGAAAGTTCACTACATGTACAGGTGAAAGTTCTTGAGATCGCTGTCAAAGTGTTGGAAGCTATAGGGTACGGAACTCTCATTTTGCCAACTGTGAAGCGCCTTCAAATGGTCAAAGTCTGGCTTCCATTCGTTAGACTCGTGAAGCCCTCAGTTGACTCCCTCGCTTCTGATGACGACAATGACATGCTTTTGAAATCCAACGACGAGCTTTGGCAATCATTGGAATCAGCGTTTGTGTCAATGATCCTCGCATTGCCATCATCAGACCAAGCAGAAATCTTGACAGAGTGGTTTGAAAATAAACAGATCCGCTACCCGGACTTGACTGAAGCATTTGAAGTGTGGTGCTACAGATCGAAAGTTGCCAAGCGAAGGCTGGCATTGCACGATGGAAACGACCTAACTCCTAACAGAGTATGA